The nucleotide sequence ATCTTTTTTAGATGAAGGCCTAAGTAGTTCACTTACACTTGAAGCAATCGCATCCCAAGCTGGTTTTAAATCTAAGACTACTTTCTATAAGTTTTTTAAGAATAAGCTGGGCATGAATCCAAGTGAATACCTTCGTTCGATTGAATAAAATTGAATTTGTCATACTCCAGAAGCAGGCTTTAAATCACCCGCATCTGGTTTCCTCGTTTTTCATGCGTCACTTCTGCTAAGCCCAATGCCTCCATCAGTGGTGGCATGTACATACCAAATCTTCCTCTCAAATTTTTCTTAAGCCCGTACCATCCACCAACAGGATTTTCAGAAGATCGTCCCCAATGCTCAACAGTTCCTTCTTTCGTGTCTTGTTTTTCGTCTTTGCTACCTAGCTCCATCCAGTCGCCGTGTGTTTTTAGCATCTTATGTAGGTCTTCAATAGCTCGCATATCATAATGAAGCTTCGTTGAGCCCACTGTACATACCAATATATCCTGCCCATCTTTCTCTTCTATATGCATGGTATATTCAGATGTTTGAGGAGGAGTTTTAAGTTGCAGTGGATTTTCTTTTGTCCCGATTTTTTCTTTGTAGTTCATAGTTATTATGATGTGTTGTTTAAAATTGGCTTAATCTAAATCAAGGTATTCTTTCTTTTCCTCCTCTTTCTTTTTACGAACTTGATTATGAAATAGATAATAACTCCGAGGATGGTAAGAATTATAGTTAGTATGATTATTCCATAAGTATGCGTGGCTAGGCTGCCATCCATAAATGTAGCAGGAGTAGCATGAGGTAGTAAGATGAGATAATCATACCCTGCAATCATATACCTAATACGGTAATTCATATTTTCGAGATCTGGATGACCTCTTAATGGACGTAGATCAAATAAGGCTGGCTTGTCTACATATTTCCTAAAAGGAGATGCTTCCCATACTTCAGTTGACTGAAGAGGAGTTTCGCCTCCCATTAAGGCATCTCTTGTTTCTCCTTGAACGGCATCAATAAATACGTTCATTGTATTCATTCCCTTCTCACGACCCCAATTAGTTATTTTTAGTCCTAAGGCTTCCTTTACAGAAGGAGATTTCCCCCTATGTAGGTGGTAGGCTCCAAATTTTAAGAACATGTTAGGGATAGAATCAATGGCTTCTGTATATGTCAGAAAGTTTTCCATCATCAACTCTTCTCTTCTCTGATTAGACCAGCGACTGTCACCTCCCATCTGCTCTTTGTAAATTTTGTGAGATAGTATGAGTTGTTCAGTTAGCTTTCGAGCTTCCTTACTTTCTGAGTTTTTGAATGCTTCCTGAAGTTTTTTCAAAGCGTCCCCACTTCCCATTCCAATAAAAAAGGGGTTTAGGTAGTAAGCCCTGTAGGCTTTTTTGATAGCTTTCTTTTCTTCAGGTGTGGTGGCAAGCTTTTCCAAATGCCGTAGGCAGATGGACCCTCCAGCGACAAATTCTTGGTCAAGGCCCCAAATCACAGGATTGTTCTGAGGTAGTTTTTGAATAGCTGTCTTTATAAGTGGAACTTCCTCTTTTAAAAAGAAAAAAGGAACACTATGAAGATTGACCCAGCTATCCATAAATTCTTCATATTTATCTAGCTGAATGAGTTCTTCTACTTCGGCAGCTGTATATGGGCCTATTTCTGTTGCAACAATCCTAGGTTGTTCAATAGCTAGTTCTTCATAGATGATGTTGGCCAACCAGGCAATCTCCCGAATGCCATGGTTTTCACCGAACATAAAGATTTCAGCCTTTTTAGCGGAATCCAGTAGCATGCCTGCTCCAGATCCCAGAATACCTTCTTCTTTCAGTTCAAAAGGATAATGATTCTTAGAAACAAGGGAATCGAGATTGGCTTGTCCAGTAACTTTTGATAAAGTGAATGAGACTAAAAATCCGATTAAATATTTGTTAAGTACAAATCTCATCATCCTCAGGTTATAATTGATTCATTAGATATAGCTCGCTACTTAAAAGGTTGCAGGTCTCCTTAATTTTGTTTAGCAATTTCTTGAGCTCTCGTTTTGAGGTCGGCAACATATTGTTCAAAAACTTCATCAAAGGGAGGTATGTATTTGGAGTACATTGGGAACATGATTCCACTAATTTTCTCGCTCATAGTAAATGTTACTGTTCCGTTTGGGTTTTTGATTAATGTATGAATTCGATTTCCTTTACCATCTCCCCAAACCATTCTTGATTCCGGTATGAGTTCTTTTACTTTGAGCTTGAAAGTTCTTCTTTCATCCAGAATTGATTTAAGTAGGATTTTTTCTCCCTGCTCAATTACCCCTTCTAGCGAAGTGATCGTGGAATTCCAATTGCTGAAGTTTTCAGCGTCAGTTAGCATTTCCCAAATGATTGAAACATCAGCATCTATTATAGTGGATACAGTAGTCTCACGACTAAAAGTTTTGCGAACCGTGGTGGCTTTGTCGTATTGGCTCGTTGCTTGGTAAGTACTCATAAGTATTAAAATGATTAGTATTTTTTTCATTGATTAGTTTATTTATAGGCGATCCTCAGCTATCAGATGATAGCAAGCCTGAGACTCGAATGTGAATCAATATTGTGAAAACTGAAGAGCTATTTCGTTTGTCTAAATTCAAGTGAACAAATTGGATACTCTACTACTTTCAATTTTGCGATACTATACGAGTTTATTTTATACCTTCTATTTCATGATCTTAATTTGTTTTAGGCGATGATGTCAGAAAAAATGATAAGAAACTTATTATTTATTTGAACAACTTATTTTTTTATTCGAACTGTGAGATTTCTATACCTGCTATTAATGATTGTTGGTAGGGGTACCACTTTCCCAGACTATATGATCGATAATAAGTGGCACCTCCTTTTTTTGTTGTGCTGAACCTGATCTTTGGAGTAGTCCTAGCAAGTGATTCAAGTTGGGTTTCAATTTTTTTATTCAATTTGAATTGATTTACCATCACTCCATTGCTATCCACTATCTCTACTTTTTTGTTGTTGTAGATATTAACTGATCCTTTGTGATGGGTTTTTATAGAGTCGGTTAGAACTCTTTTGTATTGATACAGATTTGAGATTTTTTGAGCGATTTCTTTACTCACTAGCCACTCAAAAGAAAGGAATACAGAGCCGGGGACTTCAAAAGATTTATCGAGGTTTAACTCAACAACTCCGTCCTTCTTTTCAAAATGAAAAGCTTTGGTTTGATAGAGAAGCTCTGCTGGTTTGTTGTTTTTTGTACCATAAATACTGGCTCTTATTCTAAAAGAGTCAAGGTTCTTGCAAGAGACATTTACCATCAGTCGCTCTATGACGGATCGGTTTTCTGGGAGTTGAATAATGGTTCCTACTTCGGCTCCATTGAAGGGGAGATCTATGGCAATACTACTCGCAGATTTTTTCTTGAAAAGGCCTAAAAGTTGCGTTTTTTGAGGGCTGATTACTACATCTCCCAATGCAGTTTCTTTTTCCTGTAAGATTATTTTCTTACCTACTTCTGGAATCCTGATTTTGATTGCCTCATACGCTATATGTCTTATAGTTAATGAATCATCTGGAGTGAATCTGAAAGCTATGAATGAGAAAGAACCATCTTCAAATGAGTAGGTGCCAATGTTTTTATCTTCTATGCCAATTGTTGCAAAAGCTATAGGGTTGCCGGCCTCATCCTGAATATATCCTTCAATGATTTTTTGGGCCTGAGCAATATTCAACAGAAGCATTGTGCTCACCAATGAAAGAGCCGAATGAATTTTCATCGGTTAATGATTTTTATTTCCTCATGGAATGCTTTTGAGCCGGGTTTAGAAAGATTTCTATTCACGATTTTTCCGCTTGGATCAATAAGTACATACTGTGGAGTTAGCGTTATCACAGATGATTTACCATCTTCATTTTCAATGAGTTTTAAACTCGGAAGAAACAAAGGATTGGACAGGGTAAATCCCCCAAAATAATTTGAATAGCCTATGTTGTACTTTTTGCTGTACTTCTTGAATTTGGAAAAGCTCTTGTCAACGTTGATTGCAACTATTTTTAGCTGCATAGAATCGTGTTCACTTATGGACTTCAAAACAGGAAATGCTTCAATACATGGTTTGCAGCCTGCTGTCCAGTAATCTAAAATGATCCATTGTCCCTTTATTGATTGAAAACTTAGTGTATCCTCTTCTTCGGTGATCAGCCATGATTTTTCCGATAATTGATAACCGTTATCTACTTCCAATATCTTTTGTCGTATTTTTTCATCAACTCCTTGAGCTTTTGAACAAGAGCTTGCTACAATTAAGCTTATGAATAAAATACTATAATGATTCATGTGATAGGGTTTTTTTGATGAAGACAGCATATAGCATGATTATGAGGAGAACGCCATAAAAAATAGCGAAAAATGGCCCTGGGTCTATTAACTGATCGTCTGCAGGTGGGATGGGGAACGTGAGCATATTTAGAAAAAGCCCACCTAACCCGATAAGTAAACCAGGTACGAAAAGCCACTTTGGAAAATAGCTTTGTCGGGTGATCGCCAAAGCGAAAAAGAACATTCCGAGTGAAACGAGAACATCCCAGCAAAAATCCATTCCAAGTTGGGTGAGGTTGCCGGACTTGAAACTACGTCGTATCATTTCTTGAACAGCCGGATCATCTGTTTTTTTCATGTCCATACTCATAGAGAAAACAGACTTTTGAACTGTTAGCATCATCAATACAGCAGCTCCTGCTAATGCACTAAATAGAAAACCAAGTTGATTGAAAAAGCTATGACCATATTTTTTAATAAATAAGTAAATAGCATAGCTACCAATGATGAATAGAGGACCGAAAGAGATTTCAAGAAATAGCGGCCATAGACCAAACCCATGAGTGGTTATCATGAGTGGGTATATTATTGAAGTAGCAATACCCGTAATCAAGCCAAACTTGATAGCGAAATCATTTTCTTTTTTGTCCATAAGAGTTTATGGCGAAGAACGATTCAAACGAGCATTGAGGATACTTTTTTTAAGCTAATGTGATATATGACAGAATAAAGGGATGTATGAATACACTTAGTTCCTTCGAGACCAGTGATTCTGAAAAGAGGTTAAGTATTTTCTTGAAATGGGGATAGAATAGTCAGACCCGCTGAGAATAAGTGACCCCCCTGAACTGTTCATTTTTACTTCAATTATTTGTTGAAGATTCACCAAATAAGAACGGTGTACTCGTACTACTGGAGGTTCTAGTTGATCTTCAAAAAATGTCAGACTACCTCTTAGTAATTTTTTCTGGAACTGGTTTCCATTCCAGATATATATGCCAGCGTAATTCTCTTCACTTGTCAGATATAGCAGGTTATTTACATTCAGTCTGA is from Marinobacter alexandrii and encodes:
- a CDS encoding DUF6855 family protein, whose product is MNYKEKIGTKENPLQLKTPPQTSEYTMHIEEKDGQDILVCTVGSTKLHYDMRAIEDLHKMLKTHGDWMELGSKDEKQDTKEGTVEHWGRSSENPVGGWYGLKKNLRGRFGMYMPPLMEALGLAEVTHEKRGNQMRVI
- a CDS encoding SRPBCC domain-containing protein codes for the protein MKKILIILILMSTYQATSQYDKATTVRKTFSRETTVSTIIDADVSIIWEMLTDAENFSNWNSTITSLEGVIEQGEKILLKSILDERRTFKLKVKELIPESRMVWGDGKGNRIHTLIKNPNGTVTFTMSEKISGIMFPMYSKYIPPFDEVFEQYVADLKTRAQEIAKQN
- a CDS encoding thioredoxin-like domain-containing protein, coding for MNHYSILFISLIVASSCSKAQGVDEKIRQKILEVDNGYQLSEKSWLITEEEDTLSFQSIKGQWIILDYWTAGCKPCIEAFPVLKSISEHDSMQLKIVAINVDKSFSKFKKYSKKYNIGYSNYFGGFTLSNPLFLPSLKLIENEDGKSSVITLTPQYVLIDPSGKIVNRNLSKPGSKAFHEEIKIINR